One region of Termitidicoccus mucosus genomic DNA includes:
- a CDS encoding efflux RND transporter periplasmic adaptor subunit — translation MPDLATLIGHTDAHAKRRRLPRLAIAAALILAAIAAALIWRQRAAAAHAGPAYVTEPLRRGDIHLDITATGNLEPTNEVTVGSELSGIILEVYVDTNDHVTKGQPLAKLDTSKLAQQTEAARATLAANQARVAQAEATLREARATLARQQELQRLSSGKLPSRADLDAAVAAADRAAADLLSAQAAVLETQAQLSINETDLAKAVIKSPIDGIILTRAIEPGQTVAASFTAPELFVIAEKLEHMKLNVAIAEADIGRVAAGQRATFAVDAWPGRAYTAAVLKVSYGSSITDNVVTYETELEVANDDLTLRPGMTATADIRVAESKNTFLVPAAALRFTPPSANAAPVAVSADGNNQKKSIVDSLMPRPPRSVRRPSADEPEAKPADTHGTATIWILRDARPEPLAVSTGLSDGRRTEIRSDALAEGLPVIIRTM, via the coding sequence ATGCCCGACCTAGCCACCCTCATCGGCCACACCGACGCCCATGCCAAACGCCGCCGCCTGCCGCGCCTCGCCATCGCCGCCGCGCTCATCCTCGCCGCTATCGCCGCCGCGTTAATCTGGCGCCAGCGCGCCGCCGCCGCGCATGCCGGTCCCGCTTACGTCACCGAACCGCTCCGCCGGGGCGACATCCACTTGGACATCACCGCCACCGGCAACCTCGAACCCACCAACGAGGTCACCGTCGGCAGCGAACTCTCCGGCATCATCCTCGAGGTTTACGTGGACACCAACGATCACGTCACCAAAGGCCAGCCCCTCGCCAAACTCGACACCAGCAAACTCGCCCAGCAAACCGAGGCCGCGCGCGCCACCTTGGCCGCCAACCAGGCCAGAGTCGCCCAGGCCGAGGCCACCCTCCGCGAGGCCCGCGCCACCCTCGCCCGCCAGCAGGAACTCCAGCGCCTCTCCTCCGGCAAACTCCCCTCCCGCGCCGATCTCGACGCCGCCGTCGCCGCCGCCGACCGCGCTGCCGCCGATCTCCTCTCCGCCCAGGCCGCCGTCCTCGAAACCCAGGCCCAGCTCTCCATCAACGAAACCGATCTCGCCAAGGCCGTCATCAAGTCGCCCATCGACGGCATCATCCTCACCCGGGCCATCGAACCCGGCCAGACCGTCGCCGCCTCCTTCACCGCGCCGGAACTCTTCGTCATCGCCGAAAAACTCGAGCACATGAAACTCAACGTCGCCATCGCCGAAGCCGACATCGGCCGGGTCGCCGCCGGCCAGCGCGCCACCTTCGCCGTCGATGCCTGGCCCGGACGCGCCTACACCGCCGCCGTCCTCAAAGTCTCCTACGGCTCCTCCATCACCGACAACGTCGTCACCTACGAGACCGAGCTCGAAGTCGCCAACGACGACCTCACCCTCCGCCCCGGCATGACCGCCACCGCCGACATCCGCGTGGCGGAGTCAAAAAACACCTTCCTTGTCCCCGCCGCCGCCCTCCGTTTCACCCCGCCCTCCGCAAACGCCGCCCCCGTCGCCGTCAGCGCGGATGGAAACAACCAGAAAAAGTCCATCGTGGACAGCCTCATGCCCCGCCCGCCGCGATCCGTCCGACGACCCTCCGCTGATGAGCCCGAGGCCAAGCCCGCCGACACCCACGGCACCGCCACCATCTGGATTCTCCGCGACGCCCGGCCCGAGCCCCTTGCCGTCAGCACCGGACTCAGCGATGGCCGCCGCACCGAAATCCGCTCCGACGCCCTCGCCGAAGGTCTCCCGGTCATCATCAGAACCATGTAG
- the mobF gene encoding MobF family relaxase — protein MQVCHYISQLVRFDKPCRQLHGAVEYFREHLRVGDYLTEEGRAAMTWAGLGAERLGLSGGCDLVAFRRLCQGHHPATDEKLGVREKADRRLCYFGQISAPKDVSIACLVGGDQRILGWWNEAVTETLQEIEATVATRVRSKGVNQDRITGNMITAVVTHDASRALDPQLHTHLCLLNLTYDETEKRWKSVQPSGFYHHPGYFREVCYNKLAERMLAAGYNLEPARRIGFNIAGFSPELRETFSKRREEILRRARAAGVSSQAELQAITAESRAKKTKATAADLRAGWLKEAGAHLDSVHRVIAAAGGPIPPVLRANPAEVIASAEAHVFERRSVVDEKVLLREALATGRGRVSLSDLKAGLEARVSAGALLQHGNLVGSPEALACEQEFIAWVKSQTQGCGPLGRVSEDSKIAPNQARVVAGMMESESRVVILQGDAGTGKTTCLRPVVAGIRAAGGQVFGCAPSASATDVLRRELTPEADTLQQLLVNESLQQKLRGSVIVVDEAGLISARQMRDLCRLAAANQNRLILVGDTKQHSSVEAGDALRCLQQYGNAPVFRLTEIHRQKDPAYRNAVALLACGKAQEAFDTFDRLGAVKEIKHTRALLRIAADDYVRTFVAGKSCLAISPVWSEIHAFADEVRTRLKARGVITGLERNVSTVFSLQWTREQLRRVELYQPGDALTFHRAEGGFAKGETVSVVRRDVFSLIVRRDDGSLVQLDPQTNRGFDVGIVRQIPVAVGDRLLIRANRRESRLKNGDLVEVQAFTPEGGIVLRDGRNLPPDFRQFSHGYATTSHASQGKTVARGLLLMAESGLAAANLKQAYVSNSRFEESQMIYTTDRAEAREAMARDADRRLVTELVSEAAVPSARKAFLAQLYSFGELSGDVMLRGWKEGPSVAPETLATGTFGR, from the coding sequence ATGCAAGTATGTCATTATATAAGCCAACTGGTTCGCTTCGACAAGCCCTGCCGTCAGTTGCATGGAGCCGTGGAATACTTCCGCGAGCACCTCCGTGTGGGTGACTATTTGACCGAGGAAGGTCGTGCGGCAATGACCTGGGCGGGGCTGGGCGCGGAACGGCTGGGTTTGTCGGGCGGATGCGATCTCGTTGCCTTCCGGCGGCTGTGCCAGGGGCATCATCCGGCCACGGACGAAAAGCTCGGCGTCCGGGAAAAGGCCGACCGCCGGCTGTGCTACTTTGGGCAGATTTCGGCACCGAAAGACGTTTCGATCGCCTGCCTGGTGGGTGGCGACCAGCGCATCCTTGGATGGTGGAATGAAGCGGTCACGGAAACGTTGCAGGAGATTGAGGCAACCGTCGCCACGCGCGTCCGGAGCAAGGGAGTGAATCAGGACCGGATCACCGGCAACATGATCACCGCCGTCGTGACCCACGATGCGAGCCGCGCACTCGATCCCCAGCTTCACACGCATCTCTGTCTGCTGAATCTCACCTACGACGAGACGGAGAAGCGGTGGAAGAGCGTCCAACCCTCCGGTTTCTACCACCACCCCGGCTATTTCCGCGAAGTCTGTTACAACAAGCTCGCCGAGCGGATGCTCGCCGCCGGCTACAATCTCGAACCTGCCCGCCGGATCGGTTTCAACATCGCGGGATTCTCGCCGGAGCTGCGCGAGACGTTCAGCAAGCGCCGCGAGGAAATCCTGCGCCGCGCCCGCGCGGCGGGCGTTTCCTCCCAAGCCGAATTGCAGGCGATTACGGCGGAGAGCCGGGCGAAGAAAACCAAGGCGACCGCCGCCGATCTCCGCGCCGGCTGGCTCAAGGAGGCGGGCGCGCACTTGGACTCGGTGCACCGGGTAATCGCGGCGGCGGGAGGACCGATCCCGCCGGTCCTGCGCGCCAACCCCGCCGAAGTCATTGCTTCCGCCGAGGCGCACGTCTTCGAGCGCCGGTCGGTCGTGGATGAAAAGGTGCTCTTGCGGGAAGCGCTCGCCACCGGGCGGGGGCGCGTTTCCTTGTCGGACTTGAAGGCCGGGCTGGAAGCACGGGTTTCCGCTGGCGCACTCCTCCAGCATGGCAATCTGGTCGGATCTCCCGAGGCGCTTGCCTGCGAGCAGGAGTTCATCGCGTGGGTGAAATCCCAAACCCAGGGCTGCGGACCTTTGGGCCGGGTATCGGAAGACTCGAAGATTGCGCCTAATCAAGCCCGCGTGGTCGCGGGGATGATGGAATCCGAGTCCCGCGTGGTGATCCTCCAAGGTGATGCCGGCACCGGCAAAACCACCTGCCTGCGCCCCGTGGTTGCCGGTATCCGGGCGGCGGGTGGGCAGGTCTTCGGTTGCGCTCCGTCGGCCAGCGCCACGGATGTCTTACGCCGGGAGCTGACGCCCGAGGCGGACACGCTCCAGCAACTGCTCGTGAACGAATCGCTCCAGCAAAAGCTGCGAGGCAGCGTCATCGTGGTGGACGAGGCGGGGCTCATCTCCGCGCGCCAGATGCGCGACCTCTGCCGGCTCGCGGCGGCGAATCAGAACCGGCTGATCCTGGTCGGCGACACCAAGCAGCACAGTTCTGTCGAAGCGGGCGACGCCCTGCGGTGTCTTCAGCAATACGGCAACGCGCCGGTTTTTCGGCTAACAGAGATTCACCGGCAGAAAGATCCCGCCTACCGGAACGCGGTGGCGCTCCTCGCCTGCGGGAAGGCTCAGGAAGCCTTCGATACGTTCGACCGGCTGGGCGCGGTGAAGGAAATCAAGCACACGCGCGCCCTCCTGCGGATCGCAGCGGACGATTATGTCCGCACGTTCGTGGCCGGGAAAAGCTGCCTGGCGATTTCGCCGGTGTGGTCGGAAATCCATGCCTTCGCGGACGAGGTCCGCACCCGCCTCAAGGCACGCGGCGTCATCACCGGGCTGGAGCGAAACGTGTCCACGGTGTTCTCCCTCCAGTGGACCCGCGAACAACTCCGCCGCGTCGAGCTTTATCAGCCGGGCGACGCGCTCACGTTCCACCGCGCGGAAGGCGGATTTGCGAAGGGCGAGACCGTCTCCGTGGTGCGGCGTGATGTTTTCTCCCTGATCGTCCGCCGGGATGATGGTTCGCTGGTCCAACTCGATCCCCAGACCAATCGCGGTTTCGATGTCGGCATCGTCCGGCAGATCCCGGTGGCGGTCGGCGACCGGCTCTTGATTCGCGCCAACCGCAGAGAATCCCGGCTCAAGAACGGCGACTTGGTGGAAGTACAGGCGTTTACCCCGGAAGGCGGCATTGTCCTGCGGGATGGCCGGAATCTGCCGCCGGACTTCCGGCAGTTCAGCCACGGCTACGCCACGACCTCGCACGCCTCCCAAGGGAAAACGGTGGCCCGCGGACTTCTGCTCATGGCCGAGTCGGGGCTCGCCGCCGCCAACTTGAAGCAGGCTTACGTGAGCAATTCCCGGTTCGAGGAAAGCCAGATGATCTACACGACCGACCGCGCCGAGGCACGCGAGGCGATGGCGCGCGACGCCGACCGCAGACTCGTGACGGAACTGGTCTCGGAAGCGGCGGTGCCCTCGGCCCGAAAGGCTTTCCTCGCTCAACTCTATTCCTTCGGCGAGCTATCCGGTGACGTGATGCTGCGCGGATGGAAGGAAGGTCCATCGGTCGCCCCCGAAACGCTGGCCACCGGGACGTTCGGACGATGA
- a CDS encoding ABC transporter ATP-binding protein, whose translation MPPLIELRALTKTYGQGDAAFQALRGIDLTIHRGEFVAIMGHSGSGKSTLMNTLGCLDTPTTGTYRYEGIPVETLDADQRSLLRRHALGFIFQGFNLLARTSALENVELPLLYRGLSKRCRHEKALDALAAVGLSAKLKNTPAELSGGQQQRVAIARAIVTEPGTLFADEPTGNLDTATTIEIMQLLTRLNTERGITVIMVTHEDDVAACARRTVRITDGLIESDLVRPAA comes from the coding sequence ATGCCTCCTCTCATCGAACTCCGTGCCCTCACCAAAACCTACGGCCAGGGCGACGCCGCCTTCCAGGCCCTGCGCGGCATCGACCTCACCATCCACCGCGGCGAATTCGTCGCCATCATGGGGCACAGCGGCTCCGGGAAATCCACCCTCATGAACACCCTCGGCTGCCTCGACACCCCCACCACCGGCACCTACCGCTACGAAGGCATCCCCGTCGAAACCCTCGACGCCGACCAGCGTTCCCTCCTCCGCCGTCACGCCCTCGGCTTCATCTTCCAAGGCTTCAACCTCCTCGCCCGCACCAGCGCCCTGGAAAACGTCGAACTCCCCCTCCTCTACCGCGGCCTCTCCAAACGCTGTCGCCATGAAAAGGCCCTCGACGCCCTCGCGGCGGTCGGCCTCTCCGCCAAGCTCAAAAACACGCCCGCCGAGCTCTCCGGCGGCCAGCAGCAACGCGTCGCCATCGCCCGCGCCATCGTCACCGAGCCCGGTACCCTCTTTGCCGACGAACCCACCGGCAACCTCGACACCGCCACTACCATCGAGATCATGCAACTCCTTACCCGCCTCAACACCGAGCGCGGCATCACCGTCATCATGGTCACGCACGAGGACGACGTCGCCGCCTGCGCCCGCCGCACCGTCCGCATCACCGACGGCCTCATCGAGTCCGACCTGGTCCGTCCCGCCGCGTAA
- a CDS encoding DUF6036 family nucleotidyltransferase, giving the protein MNPAQVIADTLHRHLQERTELVVFGAAALLLDHRFAERMVGRLTHDIDIIVPETRELQVNTDRQFWHALEVTNRELERKKLYITHIFPENEVTLTPEWKQHTVALLNPQWPKLNLIRPHVLDLIVSKMGRGDVEDQADVRSMLRLHRDVEGQTITAAEVAAAAQRARVPEVYRELFPRASAQIIAAVREAEITIRSGPRMGL; this is encoded by the coding sequence ATGAACCCGGCCCAAGTTATAGCAGATACGCTGCACCGGCATCTACAAGAGAGGACGGAACTTGTGGTTTTCGGGGCTGCGGCCCTCTTGCTCGACCATCGTTTCGCCGAGCGGATGGTGGGACGCCTGACTCACGACATCGACATCATCGTTCCTGAGACCCGCGAACTACAGGTGAATACCGACCGCCAATTCTGGCACGCCTTGGAAGTTACGAATCGCGAATTGGAGCGCAAGAAGCTCTACATCACCCACATCTTCCCTGAAAACGAAGTCACGCTTACACCGGAATGGAAGCAGCATACCGTCGCATTGCTGAATCCGCAATGGCCCAAGCTTAACCTTATCAGGCCGCATGTGCTCGATCTGATCGTTTCGAAAATGGGACGGGGCGATGTGGAGGATCAAGCCGACGTGCGTTCGATGCTGCGTCTGCACCGCGATGTGGAAGGTCAGACGATCACGGCGGCGGAGGTTGCCGCAGCGGCCCAGCGGGCGCGAGTGCCGGAGGTCTATCGCGAGTTATTCCCTCGCGCCTCCGCTCAAATCATCGCGGCGGTAAGGGAAGCCGAAATCACGATTAGAAGCGGCCCGCGCATGGGCTTGTGA
- a CDS encoding family 78 glycoside hydrolase catalytic domain, protein MIAYRCTFNWSGGRLRLHVSADERYELWLDGTRISRGPERGDKWRWYFDTVDITLPAGPHILVARTWHLGKSLAPWAQVSVQPGWLCAPDDPALAPLLGTGAAAWTWKQLDGYTFINPKEQPGATLGAGALERVDGAAFPWGWELGKGEGWKPVVASAPVASGFYLYVYNNVPWMQPAMLGSHSAARWERAHLACLDDNPADDKYVKDRQCGAEMESWRAWIEGRGTLSVPPHVTRRALLYLGDYICVYPSIVVSGGCGSCIKWRWAEALCQTPGNPGDKAPRNEYTGYHMRGMGDEHHPDGGARREFAPLWWRCGLWLEINITTGGEPLLLESLSFESTCHPLPRDGVCETSDHQLNSVLSICERTQQMCAHETYLDCPYYEQLMYAGDTRIQALLGYVTTRDDALQRKALLSFAHSRHNGANLPTSNNPAASGQIIPTFSLLWISMLRDYARWRDNPEFVTSLLPAIRGVLEQWFTFLDERGLAVSPPGWNFIEAVYNDGVFPGCETGSVNASLNWLLAHALSDSAELEYQFGDADVAARHARIGRRLLGAIDPVFWDETRQAYADDAAHTFFSEHAQSLALLHPLLSVRRREQLAATLFDGGNDFIRTSAYFSHYLFLAALNAGRSDIMFQRLAAWRALIDQGFRTTPEYLGRTRSDCHAWSAHPRYHLASGLLGPEPGDWGFASYRLRPSIMPFANLRVRMPHPKGIIEVNADCDSRQLHLRGKAPAGVPGKLILRSRILEIQAGGEPFIFKLEQSELNHVYE, encoded by the coding sequence GTGATTGCCTACCGCTGCACGTTCAACTGGAGCGGCGGCAGACTGCGGCTGCATGTCTCCGCCGACGAACGATACGAACTCTGGCTTGACGGAACCCGCATTTCCCGCGGCCCCGAACGGGGGGACAAGTGGCGCTGGTATTTTGACACGGTCGACATCACGCTGCCCGCCGGACCGCATATCCTCGTGGCCCGCACCTGGCACTTGGGAAAATCCCTCGCGCCGTGGGCGCAAGTCAGCGTGCAGCCCGGGTGGCTGTGCGCGCCGGACGACCCGGCGCTTGCGCCGCTCTTGGGCACCGGCGCCGCCGCGTGGACATGGAAGCAACTGGACGGTTACACATTTATAAATCCCAAGGAGCAACCCGGCGCCACGCTCGGGGCGGGCGCGCTTGAGCGCGTGGACGGCGCGGCATTCCCCTGGGGATGGGAATTGGGAAAAGGTGAAGGCTGGAAACCCGTTGTGGCAAGCGCGCCCGTCGCCAGTGGATTTTACCTGTATGTTTATAATAATGTGCCGTGGATGCAGCCCGCGATGCTCGGCAGCCACTCCGCAGCCAGATGGGAACGGGCGCATCTGGCGTGCCTAGACGACAATCCAGCCGACGACAAATACGTAAAGGACAGACAATGCGGCGCGGAGATGGAATCATGGCGCGCATGGATCGAAGGGCGCGGGACACTCAGTGTTCCACCACACGTCACACGGCGCGCCTTGCTGTATCTCGGTGATTATATTTGCGTCTATCCTTCAATCGTGGTCAGCGGCGGGTGCGGTTCTTGCATCAAATGGAGATGGGCCGAGGCGCTTTGCCAAACCCCCGGAAACCCCGGGGACAAGGCCCCGCGCAATGAATACACTGGTTATCATATGCGCGGCATGGGGGATGAACACCATCCGGATGGAGGCGCCCGCAGGGAATTCGCGCCCCTGTGGTGGCGGTGCGGATTGTGGCTTGAAATCAATATAACAACCGGCGGCGAACCGCTGCTGCTGGAATCGCTGTCATTCGAGTCCACCTGCCACCCGCTGCCTCGCGACGGTGTTTGTGAAACCAGCGACCATCAACTGAACTCCGTGCTTTCCATTTGCGAGCGGACGCAGCAAATGTGCGCGCACGAGACCTATCTCGACTGCCCCTATTATGAGCAGCTTATGTATGCCGGCGACACGCGCATCCAGGCCCTGCTTGGTTACGTGACGACGCGCGACGATGCCTTGCAACGCAAGGCGCTCCTTTCATTCGCCCACTCCCGCCACAACGGCGCCAATCTCCCGACATCGAACAACCCGGCGGCCAGCGGCCAGATCATCCCAACGTTCAGTCTGCTGTGGATAAGCATGCTTCGCGACTACGCGCGATGGCGGGACAACCCTGAATTTGTCACCTCCCTGCTGCCTGCGATACGCGGCGTGCTCGAACAATGGTTTACCTTTCTGGATGAACGCGGACTGGCCGTGAGTCCGCCGGGATGGAACTTCATCGAGGCCGTATATAATGACGGCGTGTTTCCCGGATGCGAGACCGGCTCCGTGAACGCATCGCTGAACTGGCTGCTGGCCCATGCCCTTTCCGATAGCGCCGAACTGGAATATCAGTTCGGGGATGCCGATGTGGCCGCCCGTCACGCCCGGATTGGGCGGCGCCTGCTCGGCGCAATCGACCCGGTTTTTTGGGATGAAACCCGGCAGGCATATGCGGACGATGCCGCGCATACTTTCTTTTCGGAACACGCGCAATCACTTGCATTGCTCCATCCCCTGCTTTCCGTCCGGCGCCGTGAACAGCTTGCCGCGACGCTGTTTGATGGGGGAAATGATTTTATACGCACATCCGCTTATTTTTCCCATTATCTGTTCCTTGCGGCCTTAAACGCCGGGCGGAGCGATATTATGTTTCAACGACTGGCAGCGTGGAGGGCGCTGATTGACCAAGGATTTCGCACCACTCCGGAATATCTCGGGCGTACGCGCTCGGACTGTCATGCCTGGAGCGCGCATCCCCGATACCATCTTGCCTCCGGGCTGCTCGGGCCGGAGCCCGGCGACTGGGGTTTCGCGTCATACCGGCTGCGGCCGAGCATAATGCCCTTTGCGAACCTGCGTGTCCGCATGCCGCATCCCAAGGGCATCATCGAGGTGAACGCCGATTGCGACAGCAGGCAGCTTCACTTGCGCGGAAAAGCGCCGGCCGGAGTGCCGGGGAAACTCATATTGCGCTCAAGGATTTTGGAAATCCAAGCCGGCGGGGAGCCTTTTATATTCAAACTGGAGCAATCGGAGCTGAATCATGTTTATGAATAA
- a CDS encoding PaaI family thioesterase, translating into MTIKEFFKNDRCAALAGVELLEAAPGAAKARMEIKDMHLNAGNVAQGGAIFTLADLAFAAAVNACGNWAVSVETGIRYFKAAAAGALLAEARAVHVHRKLATLTEQ; encoded by the coding sequence ATGACAATCAAGGAATTTTTCAAGAACGACCGCTGCGCGGCCCTCGCCGGGGTCGAGCTGCTGGAGGCCGCACCCGGCGCGGCGAAGGCCCGGATGGAAATCAAGGACATGCACCTCAACGCCGGCAATGTGGCGCAGGGCGGCGCGATCTTCACCCTGGCCGACCTGGCCTTCGCCGCGGCGGTCAATGCCTGCGGTAACTGGGCCGTGTCCGTCGAGACGGGCATCCGGTATTTCAAAGCCGCCGCCGCCGGAGCGCTCCTTGCGGAGGCGAGGGCCGTGCATGTCCACCGGAAGCTGGCCACCTTAACCGAGCAGTAG
- a CDS encoding helix-turn-helix domain-containing protein: MPLRKDVGNNCTAAKTKATAEWQNELWKRWPREECWPAKMDVYEAAAYLRVSPYTIRRAVTVARDGKARLAHQRLGALYRIRKIDLDAYGAVPGREFHA; the protein is encoded by the coding sequence ATGCCGCTCCGAAAGGACGTGGGAAACAACTGCACGGCCGCCAAGACCAAGGCGACTGCCGAGTGGCAGAATGAGCTCTGGAAGCGCTGGCCTCGTGAGGAATGCTGGCCGGCGAAAATGGACGTTTACGAAGCAGCGGCCTACCTGCGTGTCAGCCCTTACACCATCCGGCGCGCCGTGACCGTGGCGCGAGATGGGAAAGCACGCCTCGCACACCAACGACTCGGGGCACTCTATCGCATCCGCAAAATCGATCTCGATGCGTATGGCGCGGTGCCCGGCCGGGAATTCCACGCCTGA
- a CDS encoding efflux transporter outer membrane subunit, which translates to MPASSSSHFLPVKILAAILPAVILCACTSSPTAKEQIAARVIVPRHWLQTEAGNDTPAASSLDVTALASWWMRFNDPVLDRLIIDALANSPDIRTALSKIAESRARRAVEKSSLLPTLSAGVTGRESYSRDHLAHTSTSGDSYSASLDAGWEIDLFGRQRLALDAATADLAQTRENFHAAQVSLAAEVADAYVTLRSGENQLAVLERNIASRTETTQLTLWREQAGLASALDTQQSLSTLEQARASLPSLRQTIAESRNRLALLCGRAPGALDSLLAETRPVPAPPTALATGIPAETLRQRPDIRAAEHALEAATSRTDAARRERLPSLNLAGSIGVETLNAGDLLSPDNTVASLLGSLTAPIFQGGRIRQNILIQTELQKQALIAYESSVLTALNEVENALVAVRRLAERTAILDAAANAATTAADLAARQYEAGQVDLLTVLDAQRTRLGIEEQQVSATASLTAAHIQLYKALGGGWGGQPAATP; encoded by the coding sequence ATGCCAGCATCGTCATCGTCCCATTTCCTTCCGGTCAAAATCCTCGCCGCCATCCTTCCTGCTGTCATTCTCTGCGCCTGCACCAGCAGCCCCACCGCCAAAGAGCAAATCGCCGCCCGGGTCATCGTCCCCCGTCACTGGCTGCAAACAGAGGCCGGCAACGACACCCCGGCTGCCTCCTCTCTCGATGTCACCGCTCTCGCTTCATGGTGGATGCGTTTTAACGATCCCGTCCTCGACCGGCTCATCATCGACGCCCTCGCCAACAGCCCCGACATCCGCACCGCCCTTTCCAAGATCGCCGAGTCACGCGCCCGCCGCGCCGTCGAGAAATCATCGCTCCTCCCCACCCTCTCCGCCGGCGTGACCGGCCGCGAATCCTACAGCCGCGACCACCTCGCCCATACCAGCACCTCCGGCGATTCCTACTCCGCCTCGCTCGACGCCGGCTGGGAAATCGACCTGTTCGGCAGGCAGCGCCTCGCCCTCGACGCCGCCACCGCCGACCTTGCGCAAACCCGGGAGAACTTCCACGCCGCACAAGTCTCCCTCGCCGCCGAGGTCGCCGACGCCTACGTCACGCTCCGTTCCGGCGAAAACCAGCTCGCCGTCCTCGAACGCAACATCGCTTCCCGCACCGAAACCACCCAGCTCACCCTTTGGCGCGAGCAAGCCGGACTCGCCAGTGCCCTCGACACCCAGCAATCCCTCAGCACCCTCGAACAAGCCCGCGCCTCCCTCCCTTCCCTTCGCCAGACCATCGCCGAATCGCGCAACCGCCTCGCCCTCCTCTGCGGCCGCGCACCCGGCGCACTGGACTCTCTCCTCGCCGAAACCCGCCCCGTCCCCGCGCCGCCGACCGCGCTCGCCACCGGCATCCCCGCCGAGACGCTCCGCCAGCGCCCCGACATCCGCGCCGCCGAGCACGCCCTCGAAGCCGCCACCTCGCGCACCGATGCCGCCCGCCGCGAACGCCTGCCCTCCCTCAACCTTGCCGGCTCCATCGGCGTCGAAACCCTCAACGCCGGCGACCTCCTCTCTCCCGACAACACCGTCGCCAGCCTCCTCGGCTCCCTCACCGCTCCCATTTTCCAAGGCGGCCGCATCCGCCAAAACATACTCATCCAGACCGAACTCCAGAAACAGGCGCTCATCGCCTACGAATCGTCCGTCCTCACCGCGCTCAACGAAGTGGAAAACGCCCTCGTCGCCGTGCGCCGCCTGGCCGAGCGCACCGCCATCCTTGACGCCGCCGCGAACGCCGCCACCACCGCCGCCGACCTTGCCGCCCGGCAATACGAGGCCGGCCAGGTCGATCTCCTCACCGTCCTCGACGCCCAGCGCACCCGGCTCGGCATCGAGGAACAGCAAGTCTCCGCCACCGCCAGCCTCACCGCCGCCCACATTCAACTCTATAAAGCCCTCGGCGGCGGCTGGGGCGGCCAGCCGGCGGCCACTCCGTAA